From a single Brassica napus cultivar Da-Ae chromosome C9, Da-Ae, whole genome shotgun sequence genomic region:
- the LOC106391262 gene encoding G-type lectin S-receptor-like serine/threonine-protein kinase At1g61490, which yields MTTFFFACFILFTMFLSLSYEAITPTSPLSIGQTLSSSNGVYELGFFSPNNSQNQYVGIWLKDTVPRVVVWVANRESPVTDSTANLTISTNGSLLLNTGKHGVVWSTGENFASNEYSATLSDDGNLMVILDNASRRIIWQSIDHLGDTMLPFSTLTYNLTTGEKRVLTSWKSYTDPSPGDFVGEVTPQVPPQVLTMKGSTTYWRSGPWAKTRFTGIPVMDASLTSPFSLQQDANGSVSFSYLDRNSKPPRITLTSEGSLKIFQHNGTDWEVDFEAPLANSCDFYDVCGPFGLCVMSPSPKCKCFKGFIPKYTEEWKKGNWTGGCVRRSELDCQGNSTGKAADVFHALANIKPPDFYKFSATLDAEDCYQSCLQNCSCLAFAYINGIGCLAWNQDLMDAVQFSVGGESLSIRLAHSEFGGNKHKKTIVATSVSLTVFVILGFAAFGFWRCRVKHIAHISKDAWNNDLKQQDVPGLDFFEMNTILTATNNFSPSNKLGQGGFGSVYKGKLQDGKEIAVKRLSSSSGQGKEEFMNEIVLISKLQHRNLVRVLGCCIEGEEKLLIYEFMVNKSLNTFIFDSRKRLEIDWPKRFDIIQGIARGLLYLHRDSRLRVIHRDLKVSNILLDEKMNPKISDFGLARLYQGTEYQDNTLRVVGTLGYMSPEYAWTGMFSEKSDIYSFGVMLLEIISGERISRFSYGEEGKTLFAYAWDSWCETGGIDLLDKDVADSCQPLEVGRCVQIGLLCVQHQPGDRPNTLELLSMLTTTSDLPSPKQPTFVVHTGEDESRFRELITVTETTQSVKTDG from the exons ATGACAACgtttttctttgcttgtttcATTTTGTTTACAATGTTCTTGAGTTTGAGCTACGAAGCAATAACGCCAACAAGTCCTTTGTCAATAGGCCAAACTCTCAGCTCGTCCAACGGTGTTTATGAATTGGGGTTCTTCAGTCCTAATAATTCCCAAAATCAATATGTTGGAATCTGGTTGAAAGATACTGTTCCCCGGGTCGTTGTATGGGTGGCCAATAGAGAAAGTCCTGTTACAGACTCCACGGCAAATCTAACTATCAGCACCAACGGAAGCCTTCTCTTGAATACTGGCAAACATGGTGTTGTCTGGTCCACTGGAGAAAATTTTGCATCTAACGAGTATAGCGCAACTTTGTCAGATGATGGAAACCTCATGGTAATATTAGACAATGCTTCGAGAAGAATTATATGGCAAAGCATTGATCATCTTGGTGATACTATGCTCCCTTTCTCAACCCTGACGTATAATCTCACCACCGGTGAGAAGCGGGTGTTGACTTCTTGGAAAAGTTACACTGATCCCTCTCCTGGCGACTTTGTGGGTGAGGTTACACCACAAGTGCCACCACAGGTGCTTACTATGAAAGGCTCGACGACGTATTGGAGAAGCGGTCCATGGGCTAAAACAAGGTTCACCGGGATACCAGTGATGGATGCATCATTAACAAGTCCATTTAGTCTTCAGCAGGATGCAAACGGGTCAGTATCTTTCTCTTATTTAGACAGGAACTCCAAACCTCCACGTATAACACTAACATCAGAAGGCTCACTGAAGATTTTTCAGCATAATGGAACTGACTGGGAAGTAGACTTTGAGGCTCCGTTAGCCAATTCATGCGATTTTTATGATGTATGTGGACCCTTTGGGTTGTGTGTTATGTCACCATCTCCAAAGTGTAAATGCTTCAAAGGGTTTATACCAAAATACACCGAGGAGTGGAAAAAAGGAAACTGGACTGGTGGTTGTGTGAGGCGCTCCGAACTAGATTGTCAGGGAAATTCTACTGGAAAAGCTGCAGACGTTTTCCATGCTCTTGCCAACATAAAGCCTCCAGACTTTTACAAATTTTCAGCTACTTTGGATGCTGAAGACTGCTACCAAAGTTGCCTCCAAAATTGTTCTTGCTTGGCCTTTGCTTACATTAATGGAATAGGGTGCTTAGCATGGAACCAAGACCTAATGGACGCTGTACAATTTTCTGTGGGAGGAGAGTCTCTTTCCATTCGTCTTGCACATTCTGAGTTTG GTGGAAATAAGCACAAGAAGACCATCGTTGCCACTTCGGTGAGCCTTACCGTTTTTGTGATCTTGGGATTTGCTGCATTTGGTTTCTGGAGATGCAGAGTGAAACATATTG CGCATATATCAAAGGATGCATGGAATAATGATTTGAAACAACAAGATGTCCCAGGTTTAGATTTCTTTGAGATGAATACCATACTAACTGCCACCAACAATTTCAGTCCATCAAACAAACTCGGACAAGGTGGATTTGGTTCCGTTTACAAG GGGAAGCTGCAAGATGGAAAAGAAATCGCTGTAAAACGGCTTTCTAGCAGTTCCGGACAGGGCAAAGAGGAGTTCATGAATGAGATAGTACTTATCTCCAAACTCCAACATAGAAACTTAGTCCGGGTTCTGGGATGCTGCattgaaggagaagagaagCTGTTAATTTATGAGTTTATGGTAAACAAAAGCCTCAATACCTTTATCTTTG ATTCAAGAAAAAGACTCGAGATAGATTGGCCAAAGAGATTTGATATCATTCAAGGTATTGCGCGTGGACTTCTATATCTCCACCGTGACTCACGCCTTAGGGTAATTCACCGAGACCTGAAGGTCAGTAACATTCTTCTAGACGAGAAAATGAACCCAAAAATATCAGATTTTGGTTTGGCTCGGTTGTATCAAGGAACCGAATATCAAGACAACACTCTCCGCGTTGTAGGAACTTT AGGATATATGTCTCCTGAGTATGCATGGACTGGAATGTTCTCTGAGAAATCAGACATATACAGCTTCGGAGTAATGCTGTTAGAAATCATCAGTGGCGAGAGGATCTCAAGGTTCAGCTATGGAGAAGAAGGGAAAACCCTTTTTGCATAC GCGTGGGACTCTTGGTGTGAAACTGGAGGAATTGACCTTTTGGATAAAGATGTTGCTGATTCATGTCAGCCATTAGAAGTTGGGAGATGTGTTCAGATTGGTTTGCTCTGTGTTCAACACCAACCTGGGGACAGACCCAACACACTTGAGTTGCTATCCATGCTCACCACAACATCGGATCTTCCATCACCAAAACAACCCACATTTGTTGTGCACACGGGCGAAGATGAATCCCGTTTTAGGGAGTTGATAACTGTCACTGAGACGACACAATCTGTGAAAACCGATGGTTGA